The DNA region GGGCATCCTGTTCGAGACCGGCCGCCAGCGTTTCGATTCCCTGCATGCCGAGGGCGCCGGCACCGTCGCCGAGGCGGCGGCCGCGGCCGGTGCGCGTCTGGTGCACGTCTCGGCGATCGGCGCCGATCCCAAGTCGGCCTCGATCTATGCCCGCACCAAGGCGGCGGGCGAGGAGAAGGTGCGCGCCGCCGTGCCGGGGGCGGTGATCCTGCGGCCGTCCATCGTGTTCGGGCCGGAGGACGGCTTCTTCAATCTGTTCGCCTCGATCGCCCGCATCTCGCCGGTGCTGCCGCTGGTCGGCGGCGGCAAGACCTGCTTCCAGCCGGTCTATGTCGGCGACGTCGCCAAGGCGGCGCTCAAGGGCGTCGAGGGCACGGCGGCGCCCGGAATCTACGAGCTCGGCGGCCCGGAGGTGAAGACGTTCGAGGAGCTGCTGCGGATGGTGCTCGACATCACCGGCCGCAAGCGGCTGCTGGTGCCGCTGCCCTTCCCGGTGGCCTATCTGCAGGCGCTGGTGATGCAGTATCTGCCGAGCCCGCTGCTCACCCCCGATCAGGTGACGCTGCTGAAGAGCCACAACATCGTCTCGCACGCGGCGATCCAGAGCGGCCACACGCTGGAAGGGCTCGGGATCACCCCCACCGCGCTGATGAGCGTGCTGCCCAACTATCTCAGCCGCTTCCGCCGCGAGGGCCAATTCTCGGAACCGCCGCCGGTGTGAGGGACAAAGCATCTCCCGCAAACGTGGCTACCGGCTTTGCGGAAGAAAATGTGACACACGAGAAACTTGGAGCGCCGATCTGATGCGGTCGGATCGTATGACGCCCTAGCCGGCGCGCGGGCGGGAGACCACCAGCCGCAGCGAGCCGTCGAAGCGGGGCTGCGTGCGCAGGTGACCGTGGCGGCGGTCCCAGGTGCCCTCGGCGAGGGCGCGCCGCAGCCGCTCGATGCTGCGGGCGGTCTCGTCCTCGTCGATGAAGCTCCAGGCCGAGCAGGCTTGGCGCGCTGCAGCCTCCAGGAACCGTTCCGGCCGGCCGTAATAGGCCTCGTTGAAGCCGTCATGGCAGAGGAGGGGGATCGGCACCGGCCGCACCTCGGTGATGCCGCCGAGCGCGGCGGCGATGCGGCGCAGCGACGGGTAGCGCCGCGCCTCGGTCTCGAGCACCGCCGGCGCATAGTCGGCGAGCCAGAAGCGCGTCACGAGATCGGGGTCGCAGGTGAGCACCACCGCCGGGCCGCGGGTCACCCGCCGCATCTCGGACAGGCCCGCCTCCAGATCATGCCATTGATGGACGGTGAAGGTGGCCATCGCGGCGGCGAAGCTGCGGTCGGCGAAGGGCAGGCGCTCGGCACAGGCGGCGATCGCCGCCGGCAACGCGGCCGGGCGCTGCGTCCGCATCGCCGCCGACGGCTCGACCGCGACCACCGCGCGGTCGTGCGGCTCGTAGGATCCGGCACCGGCCCCGACATTGAGCACGCTCTCCGCCGGACCGAGCGCCGCGGCGATGAGGGCGGCGATCTGCGGCTCCGGCTGGCGGAAGGCGGCGTAGCCTGAGCCGATCGCCCCATAATCGGTGTCGCCGGCACTGCCGTCGCGGCGGCCGGCGACTGTCGCCTCCGCCGCGCTCATCCGATCAGCCACAAACCGAGCAGGCCCAGCGTGCCGGCGGCGATGCGGTAATAGGCGAAGGGCGCGAAGCCGTGCCGGGCGACGAAGTCGAGCAGCGTCTTGACCACCAGCACCGCCGCGCAGAACGCCGCGACGAAGCCGACCAGGATCAAGAGGCCGTCGTCGGCGCTGAGCACCGACCAGTTCTTATAGAGGTCGTAGGTGAAGGCGCCGGCCATGGTCGGCAGCGCCAGGAAGAAGGAGAATTCGGCGGCTGCGCGCTTGTCCACCCCCATCAGCATGGCGCCGACGATGGTGGCGCCCGAGCGCGACACGCCGGGGATCATCGCCACGGTCTGACAGCAGCCGATGCCGAAACACATCAGCGGCGTCAGCCGCATGGCGTCAAAGTGGCGCTGGGGCAGCCGCAGCCGGTCGACGATCAGAAGCACCACGCCGCCGAGGATCAAGGTGATGCAGACCAAAGCCGGTGTTTCGAACAGCACACGCTTGATGAAACCGTGGGCAAGTACGCCGATGACTGCGGCCGGCAGGAAACCGACAACAATTCCGATGACGAACCGTCGTGCTTGAGGATCTGTCGGCAGGCGGATGGCGACATCGACAAAGCGGGTGGAGTAGACAACCAGGATTGCCAGGATGGCGCCAAGTTGGATCAAGACTTCGAACGTCTTTCCCGATGACTCGAAGCCGAGAAAGTGGCCGACCAGCAGGAGGTGACCGGTCGACGATACGGGAATGAATTCGGTTAAACCTTCGATGAGTCCAAGGAAGGTGGCCTCGATCAAATCGCCGAGTGTCATATTATCCCCCGATGCCGAAGGAATCAGCGTGCGCCGCACGGCACTTCGGCAAGGCTTCTTTCCACGAGAGCAGGCTTTACTGCAAGCGCTTGGCCGAAAGCTCCATACTGAAACGGCTATGGCGCCGTTGACGCTACCGGGGACGGCGGTTATAGAGCCGCGACGCGAGTTGCGGCCCGGTGAGCCGGCGAACCGAAAACGTCGCTCAAGCCCTCCGCAGAAGCTGACAGCAGGCGCGGCGTCGGACCGCACCCAGACTTACAGGATTCAGGCCATGGCCAACACCAGTTCCGCCAAGAAAGCGGCCCGCAAGATCGCCCGCCGGACCGCCATCAACAAGATGCGCCGCACCCGGGTGCGCACCGCGGTGCGCAAGGTCGAAGACGCCCTCGCCAAGGGCGATGCGACGGCCGCCGCCGCCGCGCTCAAGCTCGCCGAGCCGGAGATCATGCGTTCGGTCGGCAAGGGCATCCTCCACCGCAACACCGCGTCGCGCAAAGTCTCGCGCCTGACCAAGCGGGTGAAGAAGATCGCCGACTGAGGCGGGGCGCCGGGGCGCCAGCTGCGCCGCCTCTGCCCGCCCGCGGCGGGCGATGGCAGGCGGACCGGCCCCGCGACACAAATGGTTCAAGGATGGAATCCGGCACTTGTCACCAAGTGCCGGATTTCTGCTATTCTGGCTTGAAATTTCTATGACGCCGCACGCAGGGGGATGAAATTCATCCGGCGACCCCACTTTTCACGATGGCGGATCCGATTCGGTCATCCGGAACCATACGTAAATTTCCCATTGACTCAATTTTCCGGTTTGGGGGGCGCAGGGGCCGCTTGGCAGGCTTTGGCCGTCGGTCTCGCCGCTCAGATTTTCTCCTGAATAATCAATTGTTTGGACCCTAAGCGGCGGCGGGGCCGGGATTCTCGATCGGTTCCAAACGGGCCGAACGGGCCGATTTCGGGATTGTGGGCGAGTGTTGCAACGGCGACGCCCAGCCAAGATTCCGGCAGAATCCTCAGAGATTTGCCGGCTGACCTTTGCCCCCCGCGCCGTGCTTTTGTTTCGGCACCGATCCGGCCGCGCGCCGCAGCCGGGTTGGACGCGAGTTGCGAAGGCCGGGATGCGTGTTAAGACTCCGTTCACCTGCGGGGGTCATCCCCAGGTAAGTCTGTTCGTTCAGAGTTATTTTTAGTTGGAGCTGCGGAGAGCATGACCATGCAAGGGTTTCCCAAACGGACCCCGATCTTGGTCTAGTTATCCAGCAGTCGATATACTTGCGAACTTGTTTTGGGGGCCAGCCGGCGTCCTGTCGGCGGGTGGCGTAACAAGTATCGACATTCCAAGTAAGAAGAGCTGCGCGTTGTTGCAGCCGAGGGACAGCTATGTCTGGAATTGCACCGAACGGAGAGTGCCGGGGTCACACTGGCCCGCGATCTCCGATTGACCGCGCGCCTCGGCCCTGTGGGTCGGGGATCAAGCCCGATGCCGTCTCTGCCGCTGATGTCCGGGGACCGAACGGCCCTCGGGTCGGGGCGGTGCCGGCAGCGGCACGCGCGGTCCCATTCCCGGGCGCACCCAGCGTGCGCTGAACGCGACTTCCGGCAACGAAACCGACGTGTCTCCTGCCTGGCGGGGCAGAGGGGCATGACGATTGCGACCATCGACGAAAAGCGGAGCGGCGGATGTTGAAGAGCGAAGGTCTGGAGACCGGTTTTTTCCCGGGCCACAAATCGGTACGGAGCGCCCAGCCTGCGTTTGCGCGGACGTCGACGCGGTTTGACACCCAGTTCGACTCGCAAATGGCGGCGGCCTCGTGGGATCGCGTGCGCTCCCGGCTGAAGTCGACGCTGGGCGAGGAGGTCTATGCGAGCTGGTTCGCCTGCATGCAGCTCGATGCGGTGGCCGGCGAGGGCGTGCGCCTGTCGGTGCCCACGCGCTTCCTGAAGAGCTGGATCCAGACCCATTATGCCGAGCCGCTCGACGCCTTCTGGCGCGAGGAGATGCCGAGCCTGAAGCAGGTGGATCTGGTGGTCCGCTCGGCGGTGGCGCGGCTGCCGGCCCGCCCGGCGGCGGTCGAGCCGGCGCCTGCGGCGGCGCCCGCGCTGCCGGCCGGCACGCGGCCGCGGCCGATGCCGATCGTCGACACCCCGTTCGCCAATGTCGAGGGGCTGCCGGCCTCGCCGCTCGATCCGCGCCTGACCTTCGAGACCTTCATGGTCGGGCGCTCGAACACGCTGGCCCACGCCGCGGCGCAGGAGATCGCCGAGTCGCGTGCCGGCGAGAGCATCCGCTTCAATCCGCTCTATGTTCATGCCGCGGTCGGGCTCGGCAAGACCCACCTGCTGCAGGCGATCGCGTGGCGGGCGAGCCGGCTCGGTCGGCGCGTGCTGTATCTTACGGCAGAGAAGTTCATGTTCGGCTTCGTGGCGGCGCTGAAGAACCAGACGGCGCTGGCCTTCAAGGAGGCGCTGCGCGGCATCGATCTTCTGATCATCGACGACCTGCAGTTCCTGCAGGGCAAGTCGGTGCAGCAGGAATTCTGCCACACGCTCAATGCCTTGATCGATTCCGGCCGGCCCGTGGTGATCGCTGCCGACCGGCCGCCGGGCGAGCTTGAGAGCCTGGACGAGCGGGTGCGCTCGCGCCTTGCCGGCGGCCTGTCGGTCGAGATCGGCCCGCTGGAGGAGGAGCTGCGCCGCGCCATCCTGGCGGCGCGCATCGGCCAGATCCGCACCAAGCATCCCGGCTTCGAGGTGCCCGCCGAGGTGGTCGACTATGTCGCCGCCCAGGTGACCGCCAATGGCCGCGACCTCGACGGCGCCCTCAACCGGCTGCTCGCCCACAACACGCTGACGAGCTGCCCGGTGACGCTGGAGATGGCCGAGCACGCCATCCGCGACCTCGTGCGGCATACCGATACCAAGCGGGTGCGGATCGAGGACATCATCCGCCTCGTCGCCGAGCACTCCGGCATTTCCAAGCAGGACATCCTGTCCTCGCGCCGCACCGCCAATGTCGTGCTGCCGCGGCAGGTGGCCATGTATCTGGCGAAGACGCTGACCCTGCGTTCGCTGCCGGAGATCGGCCGCAGGTTCGGCGGGCGCGACCACACCACGGTGCTGCACGCGGTCCGCAAGATCGAGGAGAAGGTCAAGACCGACCGGGCGTTCGCCGACGAGGTCGAGCTTCTCAAGCGGCGCATCCTCGACTAGAGGGATCGCTCCGGCGCATCCTGGCCGGGTGCCGATTGGCGGAAGGGCCTTCGCATTGCTGCGAATCCTGCGCTAAAGTCCCTGTTCCCGGCCCGGGTGGCCGGGGGGAGGGCCGCTCGGCCTCAGCCCGTCTGCGTCTTCCGGAGCTTTCCGCCGCGCGGCCTCGCGCCGCCGGCAGTCGAGGTGTCGTCAATGCGTACCATCGTCGAGCGGGCCGACCTCGCCAAATCGCTTGGCCACGTCCACCGCGTGGTGGAGAAGCGCAACACCATTCCCATTCTCGCCAACGTGCTGCTGCGCGCCGACGGCACGCGGCTGGAGCTGAAGGCGACCGACCTCGACCTGGAGGTGGTGGAGTC from Blastochloris tepida includes:
- a CDS encoding undecaprenyl-diphosphate phosphatase: MTLGDLIEATFLGLIEGLTEFIPVSSTGHLLLVGHFLGFESSGKTFEVLIQLGAILAILVVYSTRFVDVAIRLPTDPQARRFVIGIVVGFLPAAVIGVLAHGFIKRVLFETPALVCITLILGGVVLLIVDRLRLPQRHFDAMRLTPLMCFGIGCCQTVAMIPGVSRSGATIVGAMLMGVDKRAAAEFSFFLALPTMAGAFTYDLYKNWSVLSADDGLLILVGFVAAFCAAVLVVKTLLDFVARHGFAPFAYYRIAAGTLGLLGLWLIG
- the dnaA gene encoding chromosomal replication initiator protein DnaA codes for the protein MAAASWDRVRSRLKSTLGEEVYASWFACMQLDAVAGEGVRLSVPTRFLKSWIQTHYAEPLDAFWREEMPSLKQVDLVVRSAVARLPARPAAVEPAPAAAPALPAGTRPRPMPIVDTPFANVEGLPASPLDPRLTFETFMVGRSNTLAHAAAQEIAESRAGESIRFNPLYVHAAVGLGKTHLLQAIAWRASRLGRRVLYLTAEKFMFGFVAALKNQTALAFKEALRGIDLLIIDDLQFLQGKSVQQEFCHTLNALIDSGRPVVIAADRPPGELESLDERVRSRLAGGLSVEIGPLEEELRRAILAARIGQIRTKHPGFEVPAEVVDYVAAQVTANGRDLDGALNRLLAHNTLTSCPVTLEMAEHAIRDLVRHTDTKRVRIEDIIRLVAEHSGISKQDILSSRRTANVVLPRQVAMYLAKTLTLRSLPEIGRRFGGRDHTTVLHAVRKIEEKVKTDRAFADEVELLKRRILD
- the rpsT gene encoding 30S ribosomal protein S20, which produces MANTSSAKKAARKIARRTAINKMRRTRVRTAVRKVEDALAKGDATAAAAALKLAEPEIMRSVGKGILHRNTASRKVSRLTKRVKKIAD
- a CDS encoding complex I NDUFA9 subunit family protein: MDRLVTVFGGSGFVGRHIVRALAKAGWRVRAAVRRPDLAGHLQPLGTVGQISAVQANLRYPDSVRQAVAGAHAVVNAVGILFETGRQRFDSLHAEGAGTVAEAAAAAGARLVHVSAIGADPKSASIYARTKAAGEEKVRAAVPGAVILRPSIVFGPEDGFFNLFASIARISPVLPLVGGGKTCFQPVYVGDVAKAALKGVEGTAAPGIYELGGPEVKTFEELLRMVLDITGRKRLLVPLPFPVAYLQALVMQYLPSPLLTPDQVTLLKSHNIVSHAAIQSGHTLEGLGITPTALMSVLPNYLSRFRREGQFSEPPPV
- a CDS encoding class I SAM-dependent methyltransferase — translated: MSAAEATVAGRRDGSAGDTDYGAIGSGYAAFRQPEPQIAALIAAALGPAESVLNVGAGAGSYEPHDRAVVAVEPSAAMRTQRPAALPAAIAACAERLPFADRSFAAAMATFTVHQWHDLEAGLSEMRRVTRGPAVVLTCDPDLVTRFWLADYAPAVLETEARRYPSLRRIAAALGGITEVRPVPIPLLCHDGFNEAYYGRPERFLEAAARQACSAWSFIDEDETARSIERLRRALAEGTWDRRHGHLRTQPRFDGSLRLVVSRPRAG